The genomic stretch TGAAATGGTGACAACGTGCGAGATTTTGACAACCGGGTTCTGAAAATCCGTTCTACTACTAGGGTAGTGTAGTCTAAGGGCATCGATCGGTCAGACAAGACCACACAATAGACCACACCGATACGCCTCTCTAGCCGTAACTCGTGTGCCGACAGCCCAGGCACAAGCCCACAACACGAGTAGTCCGGTACCATGTGCCAATACCCGATAGACGATGAGCAACGGTATAAATATCAGTGCGCAAGATAACCAAAACCAATCATAGGCTCATAATTCGGCTCGCCGCCCGCCACCCACCACCACACAACAAGAACGAACTCCCATCGTGCGCGCCGGTCCGGCGCCGATGCCAACGATGTCGTCGCCGAGTCCGACGCTGGGGGGCATCGCCGGCCGGTGGCGCGAGCTCCAGGGCTCGGGGTCGTGGGAGGGGCTGCTGGACCCGCTGGACCCGGACCTGCGCGCCTCTATCCTCGCCTACGGCGAGCTCACCGAGGCCACCTACGACGGCTTCAACTCCCAGCGCCGCTCGCCGCACGCAGGCTCCTGCATCTACGGCCACGCCGACCTGCTCGCCCGCGCCGGCGTCTCCCGCCCGGGCCTCTACGCCGTCACCAAGTTCTTCTACGCCACCTGCGGCCTCCTGCTGCCCAAGATCACCATGCCGCCGCCGCTCTTGTCCTCGACGTCCGTGCCGGACGCCTTCTTCGTTCTGCCGCTGCCGGCGCTTCTGGAGGAGCCGTGGAGCCGGGAGTCCAACTGGATGGGCTACGTGGCCGTGGCCACGGACGAGGGCGTGGCTGCGCTCGGCCGGCGCGACATCCTCGTTGCCTGGCGCGGCACCGTCGAGAGCCTGGAGTGGGTGAATGATCTGGACTTCACGCCGACGTCCGCCGCGCCGGTGTTGGGCCCTGCGGCGGAGGACAACGGGGGCGCCGTAGTGCACCACGGCTTCCTGTCGGTGTACATGACCAGCGACGAGGACTCCAAGTACAACCAGGCAAGCGCCAGAGATCAGGTGAACGTTACTGCCTTCACTTGCTGAAACGTACGCTTGATTGCCGGAAGGTGCGAGCATTTTGAGAAATGGACTTAATGCATGCGCCCTCTTTTTGCATGCACATGCTGCAAAGGAATCTTTTCCCTCTCTATGCACCGGTACACCTAATTAAATTTAAATCCTAGATTTAAACTGCTTGAACTGCGGTCACACATAGGTTCAAGTTGTGGAAACAGCCTCTTGCAAAAATTGCAATTAAAGGCTGTGTACAGTGACCCAATGTATTTCGACCCCTCCTCGGACCCCACGCAAAGCGGAAGCTTCATGCACCGAGCTGCCCTAATAATTACCAAATTATAAACCGGTTTGAACCTGTGTGTTTTGACGATATCTTCCAAACAAGCTCAAATAGGGTTTTTCAACAAAGTACAAAATCTAAATTTTGAAACACAATGAAACATCATGATGGATTTTGAAACGTGATAAGAAACTGCTTCAAGAAAAAAAATTCACCAAGTGTCATAAAGGTTTTCTAAGTTTCAACAAGTTTCACAAGTCAATTTTTAAATATTATCAAAATTTATTTAGTATTGGACTTGTTTGAAGGTC from Lolium rigidum isolate FL_2022 chromosome 4, APGP_CSIRO_Lrig_0.1, whole genome shotgun sequence encodes the following:
- the LOC124647658 gene encoding phospholipase A1-II 7-like; amino-acid sequence: MSSPSPTLGGIAGRWRELQGSGSWEGLLDPLDPDLRASILAYGELTEATYDGFNSQRRSPHAGSCIYGHADLLARAGVSRPGLYAVTKFFYATCGLLLPKITMPPPLLSSTSVPDAFFVLPLPALLEEPWSRESNWMGYVAVATDEGVAALGRRDILVAWRGTVESLEWVNDLDFTPTSAAPVLGPAAEDNGGAVVHHGFLSVYMTSDEDSKYNQASARDQVIEEIRRLMEVHKDEATSITVTGHSLGGSLATLNAVDMVAHGVNVPPPSTSNQPPCPVTAILFASPHVGDDKFRSAFASFPDLRALHVRNYGDVVPLYPPIGYVDSATAVLPIDTGRSPYLKQPGTVQTRHNLECYLHGIAGHQCSAGGFQLVVDRDVALVNKGADALKDEYPVPPNWHVVNNKCMVKGPDGHWKLRDFEET